A genomic segment from Mus caroli chromosome 17, CAROLI_EIJ_v1.1, whole genome shotgun sequence encodes:
- the Igfals gene encoding insulin-like growth factor-binding protein complex acid labile subunit isoform X1 yields MWLRQGSPALVVILAFWVALGPCYLQGTDPGASADAEGPQCPVTCTCSYDDYTDELSVFCSSRNLTQLPDGIPVSTRALWLDGNNLSSIPSAAFQNLSSLDFLNLQGSWLRSLEPQALLGLQNLYHLHLERNLLRSLAAGLFRHTPSLASLSLGNNLLGRLEEGLFRGLSHLWDLNLGWNSLVVLPDTVFQGLGNLHELVLAGNKLTYLQPALLCGLDELRELDLSRNALRSVKANVFIHLPRLQKLYLDRNLITAVAPRAFLGMKALRWLDLSHNRVAGLLEDTFPGLLGLHVLRLAHNAITSLRPRTFKDLHFLEELQLSHNRIRQLGEKTFEGLGQLEVLTLNDNQIHEVKVGAFFGLFNVAVMNLSGNCLRSLPERVFQGLGKLHSLHLEHSCLGRIRLHTFAGLSGLRRLFLRDNSISSIEEQSLAGLSELLELDLTANQLTHLPRQLFQGLGQLEYLLLSNNQLTQLSEDVLGPLQRAFWLDLSHNHLETLAEGLFSSLGRLRYLNLRNNSLQTFVPQPGLERLWLDANPWDCSCPLKALRDFALQNPGVVPRFVQTVCEGDDCRPVYTYNNITCAGPATVSGLDLRDISETLFMHC; encoded by the exons atGTGGCTCCGGCAGG GAAGCCCAGCCCTGGTGGTGATTCTGGCTTTCTGGGTGGCACTGGGCCCCTGTTACCTGCAGGGGACAGATCCTGGAGCATCAGCAGATGCCGAGGGCCCCCAGTGCCCTGTCACCTGTACCTGCAGCTATGATGACTACACAGATGAGCTCAGCGTCTTTTGCAGTTCAAGGAACCTCACTCAGCTGCCCGATGGCATCCCAGTCAGCACCAGGGCCCTGTGGCTTGACGGGAACAACCTGTCCTCCATCCCTTCGGCGGCCTTCCAGAACCTGTCCAGCCTGGACTTCCTCAACCTGCAGGGCAGCTGGCTGAGGAGCCTGGAGCCACAGGCACTGCTGGGCCTGCAGAATCTCTACCATCTGCACCTGGAACGGAACCTGCTCCGGAGCCTAGCTGCAGGCTTGTTCAGACACACACCAAGTCTGGCTTCACTCAGTTTGGGCAACAACCTCCTGGGCCGGCTGGAAGAAGGGCTGTTCCGGGGCCTCAGTCACCTTTGGGACCTCAACCTGGGTTGGAATAGCCTCGTGGTCCTGCCTGACACGGTGTTCCAGGGCCTGGGCAACCTCCACGAGCTGGTGCTTGCTGGCAACAAACTGACTTACCTGCAGCCTGCGCTCTTGTGTGGCTTGGACGAGCTGCGGGAGCTGGATCTGAGCAGGAACGCCCTTCGCAGCGTCAAAGCTAACGTCTTTATACATCTGCCCCGGCTGCAGAAGCTCTACCTGGACCGCAACCTCATCACAGCTGTGGCCCCCCGTGCCTTCCTGGGCATGAAGGCACTGCGTTGGCTGGACCTGTCACACAACCGTGTGGCTGGCCTCCTGGAGGACACCTTCCCTGGCCTGCTGGGTCTGCATGTCTTGCGCCTGGCACACAACGCCATCACTAGCTTGCGGCCGCGTACTTTCAAAGATCTACACTTCCTGGAGGAACTGCAGCTCAGCCACAATCGTATCAGGCAGTTAGGTGAGAAGACATTTGAGGGCCTGGGACAGCTGGAGGTACTGACGCTCAATGACAATCAGATCCATGAGGTCAAGGTGGGCGCCTTCTTTGGCCTCTTCAATGTGGCTGTTATGAATCTCTCCGGCAACTGTCTGAGGAGCCTCCCCGAGCGTGTGTTCCAAGGGCTGGGCAAGCTGCACAGCCTGCACCTGGAGCACAGCTGCCTGGGCCGCATCCGCCTGCACACTTTTGCTGGCCTCTCAGGGCTACGCAGGCTCTTCCTCCGGGACAACAGCATCTCTAGCATCGAAGAACAGAGCCTGGCAGGGCTCTCGGAGCTCCTGGAACTCGATCTTACCGCCAACCAGCTCACGCATCTGCCCCGCCAGCTTTTTCAGGGCCTTGGCCAACTGGAATATCTGCTTCTCTCCAACAATCAACTGACACAGCTCTCTGAGGATGTCCTGGGCCCTCTGCAGCGGGCCTTCTGGCTGGACCTCTCACACAACCACCTTGAGACCCTGGCTGAAGGCCTTTTCTCATCTCTGGGGCGGCTTCGCTACCTCAACCTCAGGAACAACTCCTTGCAGACTTTTGTGCCGCAGCCTGGCTTGGAGCGCCTGTGGCTTGATGCCAACCCCTGGGACTGCAGCTGTCCCCTCAAGGCGCTTCGTGACTTTGCTCTACAGAACCCTGGCGTTGTCCCCCGCTTTGTTCAGACTGTCTGTGAGGGAGATGACTGCCGGCCGGTGTACACTTACAACAACATCACTTGTGCCGGCCCCGCCACAGTCTCAGGCCTCGACCTTCGAGACATCAGTGAAACGCTCTTCATGCACTGCTGA
- the Igfals gene encoding insulin-like growth factor-binding protein complex acid labile subunit isoform X3, producing MVGPLRPKKSQVREHSRSIGKALGNRAKLFKSSALYRGSPALVVILAFWVALGPCYLQGTDPGASADAEGPQCPVTCTCSYDDYTDELSVFCSSRNLTQLPDGIPVSTRALWLDGNNLSSIPSAAFQNLSSLDFLNLQGSWLRSLEPQALLGLQNLYHLHLERNLLRSLAAGLFRHTPSLASLSLGNNLLGRLEEGLFRGLSHLWDLNLGWNSLVVLPDTVFQGLGNLHELVLAGNKLTYLQPALLCGLDELRELDLSRNALRSVKANVFIHLPRLQKLYLDRNLITAVAPRAFLGMKALRWLDLSHNRVAGLLEDTFPGLLGLHVLRLAHNAITSLRPRTFKDLHFLEELQLSHNRIRQLGEKTFEGLGQLEVLTLNDNQIHEVKVGAFFGLFNVAVMNLSGNCLRSLPERVFQGLGKLHSLHLEHSCLGRIRLHTFAGLSGLRRLFLRDNSISSIEEQSLAGLSELLELDLTANQLTHLPRQLFQGLGQLEYLLLSNNQLTQLSEDVLGPLQRAFWLDLSHNHLETLAEGLFSSLGRLRYLNLRNNSLQTFVPQPGLERLWLDANPWDCSCPLKALRDFALQNPGVVPRFVQTVCEGDDCRPVYTYNNITCAGPATVSGLDLRDISETLFMHC from the exons ATGGTGGGCCCACTTAGGCCTAAGAAATCCCAGGTCAGAGAGCATTCGAGAAGTATAGGCAAGGCCTTAGGAAACAGGGCAAAACTGTTTAAGTCATCTGCTCTGTATAGAG GAAGCCCAGCCCTGGTGGTGATTCTGGCTTTCTGGGTGGCACTGGGCCCCTGTTACCTGCAGGGGACAGATCCTGGAGCATCAGCAGATGCCGAGGGCCCCCAGTGCCCTGTCACCTGTACCTGCAGCTATGATGACTACACAGATGAGCTCAGCGTCTTTTGCAGTTCAAGGAACCTCACTCAGCTGCCCGATGGCATCCCAGTCAGCACCAGGGCCCTGTGGCTTGACGGGAACAACCTGTCCTCCATCCCTTCGGCGGCCTTCCAGAACCTGTCCAGCCTGGACTTCCTCAACCTGCAGGGCAGCTGGCTGAGGAGCCTGGAGCCACAGGCACTGCTGGGCCTGCAGAATCTCTACCATCTGCACCTGGAACGGAACCTGCTCCGGAGCCTAGCTGCAGGCTTGTTCAGACACACACCAAGTCTGGCTTCACTCAGTTTGGGCAACAACCTCCTGGGCCGGCTGGAAGAAGGGCTGTTCCGGGGCCTCAGTCACCTTTGGGACCTCAACCTGGGTTGGAATAGCCTCGTGGTCCTGCCTGACACGGTGTTCCAGGGCCTGGGCAACCTCCACGAGCTGGTGCTTGCTGGCAACAAACTGACTTACCTGCAGCCTGCGCTCTTGTGTGGCTTGGACGAGCTGCGGGAGCTGGATCTGAGCAGGAACGCCCTTCGCAGCGTCAAAGCTAACGTCTTTATACATCTGCCCCGGCTGCAGAAGCTCTACCTGGACCGCAACCTCATCACAGCTGTGGCCCCCCGTGCCTTCCTGGGCATGAAGGCACTGCGTTGGCTGGACCTGTCACACAACCGTGTGGCTGGCCTCCTGGAGGACACCTTCCCTGGCCTGCTGGGTCTGCATGTCTTGCGCCTGGCACACAACGCCATCACTAGCTTGCGGCCGCGTACTTTCAAAGATCTACACTTCCTGGAGGAACTGCAGCTCAGCCACAATCGTATCAGGCAGTTAGGTGAGAAGACATTTGAGGGCCTGGGACAGCTGGAGGTACTGACGCTCAATGACAATCAGATCCATGAGGTCAAGGTGGGCGCCTTCTTTGGCCTCTTCAATGTGGCTGTTATGAATCTCTCCGGCAACTGTCTGAGGAGCCTCCCCGAGCGTGTGTTCCAAGGGCTGGGCAAGCTGCACAGCCTGCACCTGGAGCACAGCTGCCTGGGCCGCATCCGCCTGCACACTTTTGCTGGCCTCTCAGGGCTACGCAGGCTCTTCCTCCGGGACAACAGCATCTCTAGCATCGAAGAACAGAGCCTGGCAGGGCTCTCGGAGCTCCTGGAACTCGATCTTACCGCCAACCAGCTCACGCATCTGCCCCGCCAGCTTTTTCAGGGCCTTGGCCAACTGGAATATCTGCTTCTCTCCAACAATCAACTGACACAGCTCTCTGAGGATGTCCTGGGCCCTCTGCAGCGGGCCTTCTGGCTGGACCTCTCACACAACCACCTTGAGACCCTGGCTGAAGGCCTTTTCTCATCTCTGGGGCGGCTTCGCTACCTCAACCTCAGGAACAACTCCTTGCAGACTTTTGTGCCGCAGCCTGGCTTGGAGCGCCTGTGGCTTGATGCCAACCCCTGGGACTGCAGCTGTCCCCTCAAGGCGCTTCGTGACTTTGCTCTACAGAACCCTGGCGTTGTCCCCCGCTTTGTTCAGACTGTCTGTGAGGGAGATGACTGCCGGCCGGTGTACACTTACAACAACATCACTTGTGCCGGCCCCGCCACAGTCTCAGGCCTCGACCTTCGAGACATCAGTGAAACGCTCTTCATGCACTGCTGA
- the Igfals gene encoding insulin-like growth factor-binding protein complex acid labile subunit isoform X2: MALRTGSPALVVILAFWVALGPCYLQGTDPGASADAEGPQCPVTCTCSYDDYTDELSVFCSSRNLTQLPDGIPVSTRALWLDGNNLSSIPSAAFQNLSSLDFLNLQGSWLRSLEPQALLGLQNLYHLHLERNLLRSLAAGLFRHTPSLASLSLGNNLLGRLEEGLFRGLSHLWDLNLGWNSLVVLPDTVFQGLGNLHELVLAGNKLTYLQPALLCGLDELRELDLSRNALRSVKANVFIHLPRLQKLYLDRNLITAVAPRAFLGMKALRWLDLSHNRVAGLLEDTFPGLLGLHVLRLAHNAITSLRPRTFKDLHFLEELQLSHNRIRQLGEKTFEGLGQLEVLTLNDNQIHEVKVGAFFGLFNVAVMNLSGNCLRSLPERVFQGLGKLHSLHLEHSCLGRIRLHTFAGLSGLRRLFLRDNSISSIEEQSLAGLSELLELDLTANQLTHLPRQLFQGLGQLEYLLLSNNQLTQLSEDVLGPLQRAFWLDLSHNHLETLAEGLFSSLGRLRYLNLRNNSLQTFVPQPGLERLWLDANPWDCSCPLKALRDFALQNPGVVPRFVQTVCEGDDCRPVYTYNNITCAGPATVSGLDLRDISETLFMHC; the protein is encoded by the exons ATGGCTTTGAGGACAG GAAGCCCAGCCCTGGTGGTGATTCTGGCTTTCTGGGTGGCACTGGGCCCCTGTTACCTGCAGGGGACAGATCCTGGAGCATCAGCAGATGCCGAGGGCCCCCAGTGCCCTGTCACCTGTACCTGCAGCTATGATGACTACACAGATGAGCTCAGCGTCTTTTGCAGTTCAAGGAACCTCACTCAGCTGCCCGATGGCATCCCAGTCAGCACCAGGGCCCTGTGGCTTGACGGGAACAACCTGTCCTCCATCCCTTCGGCGGCCTTCCAGAACCTGTCCAGCCTGGACTTCCTCAACCTGCAGGGCAGCTGGCTGAGGAGCCTGGAGCCACAGGCACTGCTGGGCCTGCAGAATCTCTACCATCTGCACCTGGAACGGAACCTGCTCCGGAGCCTAGCTGCAGGCTTGTTCAGACACACACCAAGTCTGGCTTCACTCAGTTTGGGCAACAACCTCCTGGGCCGGCTGGAAGAAGGGCTGTTCCGGGGCCTCAGTCACCTTTGGGACCTCAACCTGGGTTGGAATAGCCTCGTGGTCCTGCCTGACACGGTGTTCCAGGGCCTGGGCAACCTCCACGAGCTGGTGCTTGCTGGCAACAAACTGACTTACCTGCAGCCTGCGCTCTTGTGTGGCTTGGACGAGCTGCGGGAGCTGGATCTGAGCAGGAACGCCCTTCGCAGCGTCAAAGCTAACGTCTTTATACATCTGCCCCGGCTGCAGAAGCTCTACCTGGACCGCAACCTCATCACAGCTGTGGCCCCCCGTGCCTTCCTGGGCATGAAGGCACTGCGTTGGCTGGACCTGTCACACAACCGTGTGGCTGGCCTCCTGGAGGACACCTTCCCTGGCCTGCTGGGTCTGCATGTCTTGCGCCTGGCACACAACGCCATCACTAGCTTGCGGCCGCGTACTTTCAAAGATCTACACTTCCTGGAGGAACTGCAGCTCAGCCACAATCGTATCAGGCAGTTAGGTGAGAAGACATTTGAGGGCCTGGGACAGCTGGAGGTACTGACGCTCAATGACAATCAGATCCATGAGGTCAAGGTGGGCGCCTTCTTTGGCCTCTTCAATGTGGCTGTTATGAATCTCTCCGGCAACTGTCTGAGGAGCCTCCCCGAGCGTGTGTTCCAAGGGCTGGGCAAGCTGCACAGCCTGCACCTGGAGCACAGCTGCCTGGGCCGCATCCGCCTGCACACTTTTGCTGGCCTCTCAGGGCTACGCAGGCTCTTCCTCCGGGACAACAGCATCTCTAGCATCGAAGAACAGAGCCTGGCAGGGCTCTCGGAGCTCCTGGAACTCGATCTTACCGCCAACCAGCTCACGCATCTGCCCCGCCAGCTTTTTCAGGGCCTTGGCCAACTGGAATATCTGCTTCTCTCCAACAATCAACTGACACAGCTCTCTGAGGATGTCCTGGGCCCTCTGCAGCGGGCCTTCTGGCTGGACCTCTCACACAACCACCTTGAGACCCTGGCTGAAGGCCTTTTCTCATCTCTGGGGCGGCTTCGCTACCTCAACCTCAGGAACAACTCCTTGCAGACTTTTGTGCCGCAGCCTGGCTTGGAGCGCCTGTGGCTTGATGCCAACCCCTGGGACTGCAGCTGTCCCCTCAAGGCGCTTCGTGACTTTGCTCTACAGAACCCTGGCGTTGTCCCCCGCTTTGTTCAGACTGTCTGTGAGGGAGATGACTGCCGGCCGGTGTACACTTACAACAACATCACTTGTGCCGGCCCCGCCACAGTCTCAGGCCTCGACCTTCGAGACATCAGTGAAACGCTCTTCATGCACTGCTGA
- the Nubp2 gene encoding cytosolic Fe-S cluster assembly factor NUBP2 isoform X1: MEAAAGERAEPGNLAGVRHIILVLSGKGGVGKSTISTELALALRHQGKKVGILDVDLCGPSIPHMLRAQGKAVHQCDNGWVPVFVDQEQSISLMSVGFLLENPDEAVVWRGPKKHALIKQFVSDVAWGQLDYLVVDTPPGTSDEHMATMEALRPYRPLGALVVTTPQAVSIGDVRRELTFCKKTGLQVIGVIENMSGFTCPHCAECTNVFSSGSGEELARLAGVPFLGSVPLDSQLTRSLEEGRDFIQEFPKSTAYSALTSIAQRVVHRMSALCS; encoded by the exons ATGGAGGCTGCTGCCGGTGAGCGTGCAG AGCCCGGGAACCTGGCCGGGGTGCGACACATCATCCTTGTTCTTTCTGGAAAGGGTGGCGTTGGGAAAAGCACCATCTCCACGGAGTTGGCCCTGGCTCTGCGCCACCAGGGCAAGAAG GTGGGAATCCTAGATGTGGACCTTTGCGGTCCCAGCATACCACACATGCTCCGTGCACAAGGCAAGGCCGTGCACCAGTGTGACAATGGCTGGGTGCCTGTCTTTGTGGATCAGGAGCAGAGCATCTCCCTTATGTCTGTGGGGTTCCTGCTGGAAAACCCTGATGAGGCCGTGGTGTGGAGAGGTCCCAAGAAACATG CACTGATAAAGCAGTTTGTGTCTGACGTGGCCTGGGGGCAGCTGGATTATCTGGTTGTGGACACACCTCCAGGGACCTCTGATGAGCACATGGCCACTATGGAAGCCCTGCGCCCTTACAGGCCCCTTGGGGCTCTTGTAGTCACCACACCACAG GCGGTGTCTATTGGGGATGTGAGGCGGGAGCTGACCTTCTGTAAGAAGACTGGGCTGCAGGTGATAGGGGTCATAGAGAACATGAGTGGCTTCACCTGCCCACACTGCGCT GAGTGCACCAATGTCTTCTCCAGCGGCAGTGGGGAGGAGCTGGCCCGGCTGGCTGGAGTTCCCTTTTTAG GTTCTGTCCCCCTGGATTCCCAGCTTACCAGGAGCTTGGAGGAAGGGCGTGACTTCATCCAGGAATTTCCCAAAAGCACTGCATATTCCGCACTCACGTCCATAGCCCAGAGAGTTGTGCACAGGATGTCTGCCCTGTGCTCCTGA
- the Nubp2 gene encoding cytosolic Fe-S cluster assembly factor NUBP2 isoform X2, with protein MLRAQGKAVHQCDNGWVPVFVDQEQSISLMSVGFLLENPDEAVVWRGPKKHALIKQFVSDVAWGQLDYLVVDTPPGTSDEHMATMEALRPYRPLGALVVTTPQAVSIGDVRRELTFCKKTGLQVIGVIENMSGFTCPHCAECTNVFSSGSGEELARLAGVPFLGSVPLDSQLTRSLEEGRDFIQEFPKSTAYSALTSIAQRVVHRMSALCS; from the exons ATGCTCCGTGCACAAGGCAAGGCCGTGCACCAGTGTGACAATGGCTGGGTGCCTGTCTTTGTGGATCAGGAGCAGAGCATCTCCCTTATGTCTGTGGGGTTCCTGCTGGAAAACCCTGATGAGGCCGTGGTGTGGAGAGGTCCCAAGAAACATG CACTGATAAAGCAGTTTGTGTCTGACGTGGCCTGGGGGCAGCTGGATTATCTGGTTGTGGACACACCTCCAGGGACCTCTGATGAGCACATGGCCACTATGGAAGCCCTGCGCCCTTACAGGCCCCTTGGGGCTCTTGTAGTCACCACACCACAG GCGGTGTCTATTGGGGATGTGAGGCGGGAGCTGACCTTCTGTAAGAAGACTGGGCTGCAGGTGATAGGGGTCATAGAGAACATGAGTGGCTTCACCTGCCCACACTGCGCT GAGTGCACCAATGTCTTCTCCAGCGGCAGTGGGGAGGAGCTGGCCCGGCTGGCTGGAGTTCCCTTTTTAG GTTCTGTCCCCCTGGATTCCCAGCTTACCAGGAGCTTGGAGGAAGGGCGTGACTTCATCCAGGAATTTCCCAAAAGCACTGCATATTCCGCACTCACGTCCATAGCCCAGAGAGTTGTGCACAGGATGTCTGCCCTGTGCTCCTGA